Proteins encoded together in one Micromonospora auratinigra window:
- the macS gene encoding MacS family sensor histidine kinase — protein sequence MPSSPGGLEIPLWRSIAVFRFASLGYVGVLVLRDGGEYAHPVAAGAVLLGMLAWSGVTAAGYRRPAGRRWPLLLADLGVVLAIILATPWVVGRPALAAGVPVLTSAWLAGPVLAWAVSGGRRRGTVAALVLGGADLATRDPIKPSAFTGAILLLLAGVVVGHVARLAVTAEARLQRAVELEAATRERERLARDIHDSVLQVLALVQRRGARLGGEAGELARLAGEQEVALRALIGRAGGPPADDGDARDLRDLIDRYASAAVEVAAPATPVPLPRRVAGELAAAVGAALDNVARHAGGRAWVLIEDEEETVTVSVRDEGPGIAEGRLAEAAAQGRLGVAQSIRGRVADLGGEVRIVSTPGAGTEIELSVPRSGR from the coding sequence ATGCCGTCGTCCCCGGGTGGCCTCGAGATCCCACTGTGGCGATCCATCGCGGTGTTCCGCTTCGCCTCGCTCGGGTACGTCGGCGTGCTCGTGCTGCGCGACGGCGGCGAGTACGCGCACCCGGTGGCCGCCGGCGCCGTACTGCTGGGCATGCTGGCCTGGAGCGGCGTGACGGCGGCCGGCTACCGCCGCCCGGCGGGGCGGCGCTGGCCGCTGCTCCTGGCCGACCTCGGCGTGGTGCTGGCGATCATCCTCGCCACGCCGTGGGTGGTCGGCCGTCCGGCGCTCGCCGCCGGCGTGCCGGTCCTGACCTCGGCCTGGCTGGCCGGGCCGGTACTGGCCTGGGCGGTCTCCGGCGGCCGGCGGCGCGGCACGGTGGCCGCGCTGGTGCTCGGCGGCGCCGACCTGGCCACCCGGGACCCGATCAAACCGTCGGCGTTCACCGGCGCGATCCTGCTGCTGCTCGCCGGGGTGGTGGTCGGGCACGTGGCCCGGCTGGCGGTGACCGCCGAGGCCCGGCTGCAACGGGCGGTGGAGCTGGAGGCGGCCACCCGGGAGCGGGAACGGCTGGCCCGGGACATCCACGACTCGGTGCTCCAGGTGCTGGCCCTGGTGCAGCGGCGCGGCGCGCGGCTGGGCGGCGAGGCGGGCGAGCTGGCCCGGCTGGCGGGCGAGCAGGAGGTCGCCCTGCGCGCCCTGATCGGCCGGGCCGGGGGTCCGCCGGCCGACGACGGCGACGCCCGGGACCTGCGGGACCTGATCGACCGGTACGCCTCGGCGGCGGTCGAGGTGGCCGCGCCGGCCACTCCGGTGCCGCTGCCCCGCCGGGTGGCCGGTGAGCTGGCCGCGGCGGTGGGGGCGGCCCTGGACAACGTGGCCCGGCACGCCGGCGGGCGGGCCTGGGTGCTGATCGAGGACGAGGAGGAGACGGTGACCGTGTCGGTACGCGACGAGGGGCCGGGCATCGCGGAGGGTCGGCTGGCGGAGGCCGCGGCGCAGGGCCGGCTCGGGGTGGCGCAGTCGATCCGGGGCCGGGTGGCCGACCTGGGCGGCGAGGTGCGGATCGTCTCCACCCCCGGGGCCGGCACGGAGATCGAGCTGAGCGTGCCGAGGAGCGGTCGATGA
- a CDS encoding ATP-binding protein: MTNAEPPAPRTVVPIEPSLLIAEAFDQAQVTELRHSVTSCAHASGLSGQRLDDFVLAVNELITNAVRHGGGQGWLRLWRDSGELVCEVADHGQGISAQRLSDRNRPAPDTAGGWGLWLARELSDTMAVESGEAGTRVRITAALAARPHVTRHDG, from the coding sequence ATGACGAACGCAGAACCCCCCGCACCGCGTACGGTTGTGCCCATCGAACCTTCCCTTCTCATCGCCGAGGCCTTCGACCAGGCCCAGGTGACCGAGCTCCGGCACTCGGTCACCTCCTGCGCGCACGCCTCGGGGCTCAGCGGCCAGCGGCTGGACGACTTCGTCCTGGCCGTCAACGAGCTGATCACCAACGCCGTCCGGCACGGCGGCGGCCAGGGTTGGCTGCGGCTCTGGCGCGACAGCGGCGAGCTGGTCTGCGAGGTGGCCGACCACGGCCAGGGGATCAGCGCGCAGCGGCTCAGCGACCGGAACCGGCCCGCCCCCGACACGGCCGGCGGCTGGGGCCTCTGGCTGGCCCGGGAGCTGAGCGACACGATGGCCGTGGAGAGCGGCGAGGCCGGCACCCGGGTACGGATCACCGCCGCGCTGGCCGCCCGCCCGCACGTCACCCGCCACGACGGCTGA
- a CDS encoding ribose-phosphate diphosphokinase, whose translation MRDIAVFSGTAHPELAAEICAHLDVPLHPVRVSRFANDCLEVQLQANCRERDVFLIQPLVPPVQEHLVELLLMIDAARGASAGRITVVLPHYAYARSDKKDAPRISIGGRLVADLLTSAGVHRVLAMTLHSPQVHGFFSVPVDHLHALRELAAHFKGYDLSETVVVSPDLGNAKEAAAFARMLGTPVAAGAKQRFSDDRVKISTVIGDVADRDVIVLDDEIAKGSTVIELIAHLRERKVRSIRLACTHGLFSSGALERLSDQEGVLEIVCTNTVPIPAEKRVPKLEVLSVAPALAEAMRRIHNGESVSALFG comes from the coding sequence GTGCGTGACATTGCCGTGTTCAGCGGAACCGCCCATCCCGAACTCGCCGCCGAGATCTGCGCCCACCTCGACGTGCCGCTGCACCCCGTGCGGGTGTCCCGGTTCGCCAACGACTGCCTGGAGGTGCAGTTGCAGGCGAACTGCCGGGAGCGCGACGTCTTCCTGATCCAGCCGCTGGTGCCGCCGGTGCAGGAGCACCTGGTCGAGCTGCTGCTCATGATCGACGCGGCCCGGGGCGCGTCGGCCGGCCGGATCACCGTGGTGCTGCCGCACTACGCGTACGCCCGGTCGGACAAGAAGGACGCGCCGCGCATCTCGATCGGCGGCCGGCTGGTAGCGGACCTGCTCACCTCGGCGGGCGTGCACCGGGTGCTCGCGATGACTCTGCACTCGCCGCAGGTGCACGGTTTCTTCAGCGTGCCGGTGGACCACCTGCACGCGCTGCGCGAGCTGGCCGCCCACTTCAAGGGGTACGACCTGAGCGAGACCGTGGTGGTCTCGCCGGACCTGGGCAACGCCAAGGAGGCGGCGGCGTTCGCCCGGATGCTCGGCACCCCGGTGGCGGCGGGCGCGAAGCAGCGGTTCAGCGACGACCGGGTCAAGATCAGCACGGTGATCGGTGACGTGGCCGACCGGGACGTGATCGTGCTGGACGACGAGATCGCCAAGGGCAGCACGGTCATCGAGCTGATCGCCCACCTGCGCGAGCGGAAGGTCCGCTCGATCCGGCTGGCCTGCACGCACGGCCTCTTCTCCAGCGGCGCGCTGGAGCGGCTGAGCGACCAGGAGGGCGTACTGGAGATCGTCTGCACCAACACGGTGCCGATCCCGGCCGAGAAGCGGGTGCCCAAGCTGGAGGTGCTCTCGGTGGCCCCGGCGCTGGCCGAGGCGATGCGCCGGATCCACAACGGCGAGTCGGTGAGCGCCCTCTTCGGCTGA
- the glpK gene encoding glycerol kinase GlpK — translation MTGEFVAAIDQGTTSSRCIVFDRAGEIVSVAQREHRQIFPQPGWVEHDAEEIWANVQQVVLEALAAAGTGPDGLAAVGITNQRETTVVWDRATGRPVAPAIVWQDTRTGPLLRELAEAYGEERLRARTGLTLATYFAGPKLRWLLDHVDGLRERAERGEVLFGTMDSWLIWKLTGRHVTDVTNASRTMLMDLATLDWSPELLDALRVPAAMLPEIRSSAEVYGTADGLLAGVPVASALGDQQAALFGQTCFQPGEAKCTYGTGSFLLLNTGASPVVSGHGLLTTVAYRIDGQPAVYALEGAIAVTGSLVQWLRDNLGLISTAPQVEELARTVDDNGGCYVVPAFSGLFAPHWRSDARGVIAGLTGYITKGHLARAVLEASAWQTREVVDAMNADSDVALRRLRVDGGMTGNGLLMQFLADVLDVPVVRSHITETTCLGAAYAAGLAVGFWPDLATLREQWRSDAQWEPTMDPAVRDRELRHWRKAVQRTLDWVEE, via the coding sequence GTGACCGGAGAGTTCGTCGCCGCCATCGATCAGGGCACCACCTCGTCGCGGTGCATCGTCTTCGACCGGGCCGGGGAGATCGTCTCCGTCGCCCAGCGCGAACACCGGCAGATCTTCCCGCAGCCCGGCTGGGTGGAGCACGACGCCGAGGAGATCTGGGCGAACGTGCAGCAGGTGGTGCTGGAGGCGCTCGCCGCCGCCGGCACCGGACCGGACGGGTTGGCCGCGGTCGGCATCACCAACCAGCGGGAGACCACCGTGGTCTGGGACCGGGCGACCGGCCGGCCGGTCGCCCCCGCCATCGTCTGGCAGGACACCCGCACCGGCCCGCTGCTGCGTGAGCTGGCCGAGGCGTACGGCGAGGAGCGGCTGCGGGCCCGCACCGGCCTGACCCTGGCCACCTACTTCGCCGGGCCGAAGCTGCGCTGGCTGCTCGACCACGTCGACGGGCTCCGCGAGCGGGCCGAGCGGGGCGAGGTCCTCTTCGGCACCATGGACAGCTGGCTGATCTGGAAGCTGACCGGCCGGCACGTCACCGACGTGACCAACGCCAGCCGCACCATGCTGATGGACCTGGCGACCCTGGACTGGTCCCCGGAGCTGCTCGACGCGCTGCGCGTCCCGGCCGCGATGCTGCCGGAGATCCGCTCCTCGGCCGAGGTCTACGGCACCGCCGACGGGCTGCTCGCCGGGGTGCCGGTGGCCAGCGCGCTCGGCGACCAGCAGGCGGCCCTCTTCGGACAGACCTGTTTCCAGCCGGGTGAGGCCAAGTGCACCTACGGCACCGGCAGCTTCCTGCTGCTGAACACCGGCGCCAGTCCGGTCGTCTCCGGGCACGGCCTGCTCACCACCGTCGCGTACCGGATCGACGGGCAGCCCGCCGTGTACGCGCTGGAGGGCGCCATCGCGGTCACCGGCTCGCTGGTGCAGTGGCTGCGCGACAACCTCGGCCTGATCTCCACCGCCCCGCAGGTCGAGGAGCTGGCCCGCACCGTCGACGACAACGGCGGCTGCTACGTGGTGCCGGCCTTCTCCGGGCTGTTCGCCCCGCACTGGCGCAGCGACGCCCGGGGCGTGATCGCCGGGCTGACCGGCTACATCACCAAGGGGCACCTGGCCCGGGCGGTGCTGGAGGCGTCGGCGTGGCAGACCCGTGAGGTGGTCGACGCGATGAACGCCGACTCGGACGTGGCGCTGCGCCGGCTGCGGGTCGACGGCGGGATGACCGGCAACGGGCTGCTGATGCAGTTCCTCGCCGACGTCCTCGACGTGCCGGTGGTCCGCTCCCACATCACCGAGACCACCTGCCTCGGGGCCGCCTACGCGGCCGGCCTGGCGGTCGGTTTCTGGCCGGATCTGGCCACCCTGCGCGAGCAGTGGCGCTCCGACGCCCAGTGGGAGCCCACCATGGACCCGGCGGTACGGGACCGGGAGCTGCGCCACTGGCGCAAGGCGGTGCAGCGCACCCTCGACTGGGTGGAGGAGTAG
- a CDS encoding ArsR/SmtB family transcription factor: MSVPVDDDLWSAVGDPTRRRMLDLLLSAGSGTATSLSERLPVTRQAVAKHLLVLDRAGLVRATAAGREKQFLVDEEQLARAVAQLAEVGAAWDSRLRRIKRIAETIQRGRDTGVDDSGQQR; this comes from the coding sequence GTGAGCGTGCCGGTGGACGACGACCTCTGGTCGGCGGTGGGCGACCCCACCCGACGCCGGATGCTCGACCTGCTGCTCAGCGCCGGCAGCGGGACGGCGACCAGCCTGAGCGAGCGGCTGCCGGTGACCCGCCAGGCGGTGGCGAAGCACCTTCTCGTCCTCGACCGGGCCGGGCTGGTACGGGCCACCGCCGCCGGGCGGGAGAAGCAGTTCCTGGTGGACGAGGAACAGCTCGCCCGCGCCGTCGCCCAGTTGGCCGAGGTGGGCGCCGCCTGGGACTCCCGGCTGCGGCGCATCAAGCGGATCGCGGAGACGATCCAGCGGGGCAGGGACACCGGCGTCGACGACAGCGGACAGCAGCGGTAG
- a CDS encoding SRPBCC domain-containing protein has protein sequence MEYGTIEREIHIDATPEVVFDVVSSPEHLREWWPDEAEYPAVPGGAGRICFGDCAQGGTWVQFQVVDAVPGRLFSFRWTHAEGEVAAPGNSFLVVFELEPTGGGTLLRMTESGFRERGWDEAKVAAEYADHVNGWDHFLPQLPAYAAKVGAAA, from the coding sequence ATGGAGTACGGCACGATCGAACGCGAGATCCACATCGATGCGACACCCGAGGTGGTCTTCGACGTGGTGAGCAGCCCGGAGCACCTGCGCGAGTGGTGGCCGGACGAAGCGGAGTACCCGGCCGTGCCCGGTGGCGCGGGACGGATCTGCTTCGGGGACTGCGCACAGGGCGGCACCTGGGTCCAGTTCCAGGTCGTCGACGCCGTGCCGGGGCGGCTCTTCTCCTTCCGGTGGACCCACGCCGAGGGGGAGGTCGCCGCCCCGGGCAACTCGTTCCTGGTCGTCTTCGAGCTGGAGCCGACCGGTGGCGGCACCCTGCTGCGGATGACCGAGAGCGGGTTCCGCGAGCGCGGCTGGGACGAGGCCAAGGTCGCCGCCGAGTACGCCGACCACGTCAACGGCTGGGACCACTTCCTGCCGCAACTGCCGGCGTACGCGGCGAAGGTCGGAGCGGCCGCGTGA
- a CDS encoding SigE family RNA polymerase sigma factor has protein sequence MQPTFEEFVTARGGTLLRFALMLTGDRHQAEDLVQSVLAKAYVRWARVAAMAQPEAYLKQVLVNENLRWWRRRSSRETPVAEPADGPAGSDGPGAYAAREAAWALLGRLPRRQRAVLVLRYYEDLADTQIAEILGCTPGTVRSQAARALATLRAVVPTMDREALP, from the coding sequence ATGCAGCCGACGTTCGAGGAGTTCGTGACCGCCCGTGGGGGAACCCTGCTGCGGTTCGCGTTGATGCTCACCGGTGACCGGCACCAGGCCGAGGATCTCGTCCAGTCCGTGCTGGCCAAGGCGTACGTCCGCTGGGCGCGGGTGGCCGCGATGGCCCAGCCCGAGGCGTACCTCAAGCAGGTGCTGGTCAACGAGAACCTGCGCTGGTGGCGGCGGCGCTCGTCGCGCGAGACGCCGGTCGCCGAGCCGGCCGACGGCCCGGCCGGGTCGGACGGCCCGGGGGCGTACGCGGCACGTGAGGCGGCCTGGGCCCTGCTGGGCCGGCTGCCCCGCCGACAGCGGGCGGTGCTGGTCCTGCGCTACTACGAGGACCTGGCGGACACGCAGATCGCCGAGATCCTCGGCTGCACCCCGGGCACCGTGCGTTCGCAGGCGGCCCGGGCCCTCGCCACGCTCCGGGCCGTGGTGCCCACGATGGATCGGGAGGCGCTGCCGTGA
- a CDS encoding phosphoribosylaminoimidazolesuccinocarboxamide synthase: MELLHSGKVRDVYADGDDLILVASDRISIYDVALPTPIPDKGRLLTALSLWWFEQLADLVPNHVISATDVPAEFAGRAIRCRRLDMVPVECVARGYLTGGGLTEYRRTGAVSGVELPRGLVEASILPEPIFTPSTKAPKGEHDEPITYAQVVDKVGAETAERLRQITIDVYRRGAEIAADRGILVADTKIELGWAPDGTLVLADEVLTSDSSRFWPAESYQPGRAQFSYDKQYVRDWATGSGWDKQPPAPEVPAEVVEATRARYVEVYEKLTGNRWD, encoded by the coding sequence GTGGAACTTCTGCACTCGGGCAAGGTCCGGGACGTCTATGCCGACGGTGACGACCTGATCCTGGTCGCGTCGGACCGGATCTCGATCTACGACGTGGCGCTGCCCACCCCGATCCCGGACAAGGGCCGACTGCTCACCGCGCTGTCGCTGTGGTGGTTCGAGCAGCTCGCCGACCTGGTGCCGAACCACGTCATCTCGGCCACCGACGTCCCGGCCGAGTTCGCCGGCCGGGCGATCCGCTGCCGCCGGCTGGACATGGTGCCGGTGGAGTGCGTGGCCCGCGGCTACCTGACCGGCGGCGGCCTCACCGAGTACCGGCGCACCGGTGCTGTCTCCGGCGTGGAGCTGCCCCGGGGCCTGGTCGAGGCGTCGATCCTGCCCGAGCCGATCTTCACCCCGTCCACCAAGGCGCCCAAGGGCGAGCACGACGAGCCCATCACGTACGCGCAGGTCGTCGACAAGGTCGGCGCGGAGACCGCCGAGCGGCTCCGGCAGATCACCATCGACGTCTACCGGCGCGGCGCGGAGATCGCCGCCGACCGGGGCATCCTGGTCGCCGACACGAAGATCGAGCTGGGCTGGGCGCCGGACGGCACCCTGGTCCTCGCCGACGAGGTGCTCACCTCCGACTCGTCCCGGTTCTGGCCGGCCGAGTCGTACCAGCCGGGTCGGGCGCAGTTCTCCTACGACAAGCAGTACGTGCGGGACTGGGCCACCGGCAGCGGCTGGGACAAGCAGCCGCCCGCCCCGGAGGTGCCGGCCGAGGTGGTCGAGGCGACCCGCGCCCGGTACGTCGAGGTCTACGAGAAGCTCACCGGCAACCGCTGGGACTGA
- a CDS encoding ABC transporter substrate-binding protein produces the protein MRAPQPAPRPGVDRRRLLGALTGLPLLGGGLAGCGPEEEIRTPDEPLDLSVFWWGGNRRADATEKALRLYSQQNPRVRFKVTWQSLGGYYDRLATQATGGNVPDLFQIDDTLLTEYAQREILLDLSPYVTDNRLDLRGLPQPLARYGQVDERTVAVPAAQTNVALVYNRDLLRRLRVPEPQAGMSWRDYTRWAVRVTRASGRRVAGTMDPSGDYRALWLWLRAQGSEFYQGRQLGFSSAELLDWFEFWEVARFDGATPSASLIELADTGEPARQLVVTGHTAASFAWSHQFAELQRETDEELAMIALPGTPAAQWPRASMYWAGFRGTRRPALVAEVINFLTNNVAAGRILGIERGLNPSLSVRRFVTDAVTDRPGKELVALGAGLADLMGPAPAPPPRGHARVRALLIAAAESIRSKQAGARSATSKFMAQANAALAA, from the coding sequence GTGCGCGCACCGCAGCCCGCCCCCCGCCCCGGCGTCGACCGGCGGCGGCTGCTCGGGGCACTGACCGGGCTGCCGCTGCTCGGCGGCGGGCTGGCCGGCTGCGGGCCGGAGGAGGAGATCCGGACGCCAGACGAGCCGCTCGACCTGTCGGTCTTCTGGTGGGGCGGCAACCGGCGCGCCGACGCCACCGAGAAGGCGCTGCGCCTCTACTCCCAGCAGAACCCCCGGGTGCGCTTCAAGGTCACCTGGCAGAGCCTCGGCGGCTACTACGACCGGCTGGCGACCCAGGCCACCGGCGGCAACGTGCCCGACCTGTTCCAGATCGACGACACCCTGCTCACCGAGTACGCCCAGCGCGAGATCCTGCTCGACCTCAGCCCGTACGTCACCGACAACCGGCTGGACCTGCGCGGCCTGCCGCAGCCCCTGGCCCGGTACGGGCAGGTCGACGAGCGGACCGTGGCGGTCCCGGCGGCGCAGACCAACGTCGCGCTGGTCTACAACCGGGACCTGCTGCGCCGCCTGCGCGTACCGGAGCCGCAGGCCGGCATGTCGTGGCGGGACTACACGCGGTGGGCCGTCCGGGTGACCCGGGCCTCCGGCCGGCGGGTCGCCGGCACCATGGACCCGTCCGGCGACTACCGGGCGCTGTGGCTCTGGCTGCGCGCCCAGGGCAGCGAGTTCTACCAGGGCCGGCAGCTCGGTTTCAGCTCCGCCGAACTGCTCGACTGGTTCGAGTTCTGGGAAGTGGCCCGGTTCGACGGGGCCACCCCGAGCGCCAGCCTGATCGAACTGGCGGACACCGGCGAGCCGGCCCGCCAGCTGGTGGTCACCGGGCACACCGCCGCCTCCTTCGCCTGGTCGCACCAGTTCGCGGAGCTCCAGCGCGAAACCGACGAGGAACTGGCCATGATCGCCCTGCCGGGCACGCCCGCCGCCCAGTGGCCCCGGGCGTCGATGTACTGGGCCGGCTTCCGGGGCACCCGCCGGCCCGCCCTGGTCGCCGAAGTGATCAACTTTCTGACCAACAACGTGGCGGCCGGCCGGATCCTCGGCATCGAGCGCGGGCTGAACCCCAGCCTGTCGGTCCGCCGGTTCGTCACCGACGCCGTCACCGACCGGCCCGGGAAGGAGCTCGTCGCACTCGGCGCCGGCCTCGCCGACCTGATGGGGCCGGCACCCGCTCCCCCGCCCAGGGGCCACGCCCGGGTACGCGCCCTGTTGATCGCCGCCGCCGAGAGCATCCGGTCGAAGCAGGCCGGCGCCCGGTCCGCGACGTCGAAGTTCATGGCCCAGGCGAACGCCGCCCTGGCCGCCTGA
- a CDS encoding UPF0182 family membrane protein: MRSSPLPRMSRRGRVTIGVLIGVFVLFTLLGWGVNAWTDWLWFDEVRYTEVFTGVLTTRLLLFLLVGLGMAAIVGVNLWLAYRLRPRLRPHSPEQATLERYRMLLTPRLGTWIALAATLVGLFAGLSAQGRWSQWLLFRNGGSFGVKDPEFGVDVGFYVFQLPFWRYLLGVGFTAVVLALLGALAVHYIYGGVRLQGVGDRMSNAARAHLSSLVAVFVLLKAIAYVLDRRAMLLEYNEGAKLYGAGYADVNALLPAKEILAYISVVVAIAIIVFSNAVMRNLVWPGISLALLGVSAVAIGGIYPWAVQTFEVKPSARDKEAPYIERSIEATRAAFGLGGTKTAGYPASNLTPPASLATDTSVVQNVRLLDPQLVSETYTQLQQVRGFYDFGPKLDIDRYTVGGKTGDYVVGAREINYGELPNNNWINRHTVYTHGYGLVAAPANQVCNGLPYFVSGFLGDAGKEAQGCASPTDQIPAQQPRIYYGERMEADDYAIVGQRGDRNVEFDRPTSTGGEQYYTYTGEGGVKIGSFGRRLLYALKEQESNFLLSEAVNDNSKLLYVRNPRDRVEKVAPFLTVDGDPYPAMVNGRIQWIIDGYTTAATYPYAERVNLQAETADELTGRGTFQLARENVNYIRNSVKATVDAYDGTVRLYAFDETDPVLKAWNKAFGGDLVQPKADIPPELAAHFRYPADLFKVQRNLLTRFHVTDPGDFYSGQDFWQVPNVPDAPDSGTKQPPYYLYTQFPGQTEGPRFQLTAAVTPNGRQNLAALISGSYVAGQPRLEVLELPDQTRTAGPVQVHQQMTNTNSDIRQQLNLLSSGNQAQVQYGNLLSLPFGDGMLYVEPVYVKSNTEKAFPQLQKVLLSYGDGGSYVVLADNLAAGIKQLVEQGKRAGSGTGAPPPSGGTNPPPPSGGTTPPVLTGELAQAADRVQAAIEEVKAAQVSGDFERYGRALKALNEAMTAFQEAQAAARPSAAPSPTGSPTASPPVSPSPSPNG; this comes from the coding sequence ATGCGTAGCAGCCCCCTGCCGAGGATGAGCCGGCGCGGACGCGTCACCATCGGGGTCCTGATCGGGGTGTTCGTGCTCTTCACCCTGCTCGGGTGGGGGGTCAACGCGTGGACCGACTGGCTCTGGTTCGACGAGGTCCGCTACACCGAGGTCTTCACCGGCGTGCTCACCACCCGCCTGCTGCTCTTCCTCCTGGTCGGCCTCGGCATGGCGGCGATCGTCGGGGTCAACCTCTGGCTGGCGTACCGGCTGCGGCCCCGGTTGCGGCCGCACTCCCCGGAGCAGGCCACCCTGGAGCGCTACCGGATGCTGCTGACCCCGCGGCTCGGCACCTGGATCGCCCTGGCGGCGACCCTCGTCGGGCTGTTCGCCGGGCTCTCCGCGCAGGGCCGGTGGAGCCAGTGGCTGCTGTTCCGCAACGGCGGCAGCTTCGGCGTCAAGGACCCCGAGTTCGGGGTCGACGTCGGGTTCTACGTGTTCCAGCTGCCGTTCTGGCGCTACCTGCTCGGGGTCGGCTTCACCGCGGTGGTGCTCGCGCTGCTCGGCGCGCTCGCCGTGCACTACATCTACGGCGGGGTGCGGCTGCAGGGCGTCGGTGACCGGATGAGCAACGCCGCCCGCGCCCACCTGAGCAGCCTCGTCGCCGTCTTCGTCCTGCTCAAGGCCATCGCGTACGTGCTCGACCGGCGGGCCATGCTGCTGGAGTACAACGAGGGCGCGAAGCTCTACGGGGCCGGGTACGCCGACGTCAACGCGCTGCTGCCGGCCAAGGAGATCCTGGCGTACATCTCGGTGGTGGTCGCGATCGCGATCATCGTCTTCTCCAACGCGGTGATGCGGAACCTGGTCTGGCCGGGCATCTCGCTGGCGCTGCTCGGCGTCTCGGCGGTGGCCATCGGCGGCATCTACCCGTGGGCGGTGCAGACCTTCGAGGTCAAGCCGAGCGCCCGGGACAAGGAGGCGCCGTACATCGAGCGGAGCATCGAGGCGACCCGTGCCGCGTTCGGGCTCGGCGGGACGAAGACCGCCGGCTATCCGGCGAGCAACCTCACCCCACCGGCGTCGCTGGCCACCGACACCTCGGTGGTGCAGAACGTCCGGCTGCTCGACCCGCAACTGGTCTCCGAGACGTACACCCAGCTCCAGCAGGTGCGCGGCTTCTACGACTTCGGTCCGAAGCTGGACATCGACCGGTACACCGTGGGCGGCAAGACCGGCGACTACGTGGTCGGGGCGCGCGAGATCAACTACGGCGAGCTGCCGAACAACAACTGGATCAACCGGCACACCGTCTACACCCACGGGTACGGCCTGGTCGCGGCCCCGGCCAACCAGGTCTGCAACGGCCTGCCGTACTTCGTCTCGGGCTTCCTCGGCGACGCCGGCAAGGAGGCGCAGGGCTGCGCCTCGCCGACCGACCAGATCCCGGCCCAGCAGCCCCGGATCTACTACGGCGAGCGGATGGAGGCCGACGACTACGCGATCGTCGGGCAGCGCGGCGACCGCAACGTGGAGTTCGACCGGCCCACCTCGACCGGCGGCGAGCAGTACTACACCTACACCGGCGAGGGTGGCGTCAAGATCGGTTCGTTCGGCCGGCGGCTGCTCTACGCGCTCAAGGAGCAGGAGTCGAACTTCCTGCTCTCCGAGGCGGTGAACGACAACTCGAAGCTGCTCTACGTCCGCAACCCGCGGGACCGGGTGGAGAAGGTCGCGCCGTTCCTCACCGTCGACGGCGACCCGTACCCGGCCATGGTCAACGGCCGGATCCAGTGGATCATCGACGGCTACACCACGGCGGCGACCTATCCGTACGCCGAGCGGGTCAACCTCCAGGCCGAGACGGCCGACGAGCTGACCGGTCGGGGCACCTTCCAGCTCGCCCGGGAGAACGTCAACTACATCCGCAACTCGGTGAAGGCGACCGTCGACGCGTACGACGGCACGGTCCGGCTCTACGCGTTCGACGAGACCGACCCGGTGCTCAAGGCGTGGAACAAGGCGTTCGGCGGTGACCTGGTGCAGCCGAAGGCGGACATCCCGCCGGAGCTGGCCGCGCACTTCCGCTACCCGGCCGACCTGTTCAAGGTGCAGCGCAACCTGCTCACCCGGTTCCACGTGACCGATCCCGGCGACTTCTACTCCGGGCAGGACTTCTGGCAGGTGCCCAACGTGCCGGACGCGCCGGACAGCGGGACCAAGCAGCCGCCGTACTACCTCTACACGCAGTTCCCCGGGCAGACCGAGGGACCGCGTTTCCAGCTCACCGCGGCGGTCACCCCGAACGGCCGGCAGAACCTGGCCGCGCTGATCTCCGGCTCGTACGTGGCCGGGCAGCCCCGGCTGGAGGTGCTGGAGCTGCCGGACCAGACCCGGACCGCCGGCCCGGTGCAGGTGCACCAGCAGATGACCAACACCAATTCGGACATCCGGCAGCAGCTGAACCTGCTCTCCTCCGGCAACCAGGCCCAGGTGCAGTACGGCAACCTGCTCTCCCTGCCGTTCGGCGACGGGATGCTCTACGTCGAACCGGTCTACGTGAAGAGCAACACCGAGAAGGCGTTCCCGCAGCTGCAGAAGGTGCTGCTCTCGTACGGCGACGGCGGCTCGTACGTGGTGCTGGCCGACAACCTGGCCGCCGGCATCAAGCAGCTGGTCGAGCAGGGCAAGCGGGCCGGCAGCGGCACCGGCGCCCCGCCCCCGTCCGGTGGCACCAACCCGCCGCCGCCGAGTGGTGGCACCACGCCGCCGGTGCTCACCGGCGAGCTGGCCCAGGCCGCCGACCGGGTGCAGGCCGCGATCGAAGAGGTCAAGGCCGCGCAGGTGTCCGGCGACTTCGAGCGGTACGGGCGGGCGTTGAAGGCGCTGAACGAGGCGATGACGGCGTTCCAGGAGGCCCAGGCGGCGGCCCGGCCCTCGGCGGCCCCGTCGCCCACCGGCAGCCCCACCGCGTCGCCGCCGGTCTCGCCGTCGCCCTCCCCGAACGGCTGA